In one window of Synergistaceae bacterium DZ-S4 DNA:
- the yqeC gene encoding selenium cofactor biosynthesis protein YqeC, which translates to MEAPSNGENAAAVIFESLGLAKYKVISITGGGGKTSLMFALGRHSSKDTFTILTTTTKIFPPQKDGSLFAMTAGTEDLIRTLSGIGPSASMVTAAKGKVGEKLNGYDPEEIAEIASGCPVGRIIVEADGSRGLSLKAYEAWEPPVPAVTDCHFIVAGADIFTSPLSPANAFRFDIIKEKFSLQAGEMISLANCAALLSNREEYLKNSPEAAMRILFINKCDLFTDEAIDNIYEKIPLLLKGYDYLVMGSLKMDAIYKARKLKR; encoded by the coding sequence TTGGAAGCACCATCGAACGGAGAGAACGCGGCTGCAGTGATTTTTGAAAGCCTCGGTCTTGCGAAATACAAAGTTATATCGATCACCGGCGGAGGGGGCAAGACATCCCTTATGTTCGCACTGGGACGGCACTCCTCAAAGGATACCTTCACTATTCTTACCACTACGACTAAGATATTTCCTCCCCAAAAGGATGGATCTCTCTTCGCAATGACTGCGGGGACCGAGGACCTCATCAGAACTCTGTCCGGTATCGGACCCTCGGCATCCATGGTGACAGCGGCCAAGGGGAAGGTAGGAGAGAAGCTTAACGGATACGATCCGGAAGAAATTGCGGAAATCGCATCAGGGTGCCCGGTCGGCAGGATCATAGTCGAGGCTGACGGTTCCAGAGGCCTCTCCCTGAAGGCGTATGAGGCGTGGGAACCCCCTGTTCCGGCTGTTACGGACTGCCACTTTATTGTTGCAGGCGCGGACATCTTCACATCTCCCCTCTCTCCTGCCAATGCCTTCCGCTTTGACATCATCAAGGAAAAGTTTTCTCTTCAGGCAGGCGAAATGATATCCTTGGCCAACTGTGCTGCGCTGCTCTCAAACAGGGAAGAATATCTCAAGAACTCTCCTGAAGCAGCAATGAGGATCCTCTTCATCAATAAGTGCGACCTGTTCACTGACGAAGCAATTGACAATATATATGAAAAAATTCCACTTTTGCTTAAGGGTTACGACTATCTGGTAATGGGATCGCTTAAAATGGATGCCATCTATAAGGCGAGGAAACTGAAAAGATGA
- a CDS encoding energy-coupling factor ABC transporter ATP-binding protein: protein MIRIRGLSFKYKGGREEALKEIDLTVKRGDFLGIIGSSGAGKTTLLHAVNGIVPHNFRGEFYGSVEVDGSDTIENRPEALARKVGSVRQDFESQMVSSVVEDEMLFGLENFSVPRDEIEKRVTDALDKTGIRNLRERNIATLSGGQKQKVAIAAIIALMPEILILDEPTGELDPRSSRQIFLLLKELNEKHGITVVVVEQKIMLLCEFAGSLAVMDRGRIILEGPVAEVLTNSREMERAGVNCPRVVTLADRLREERLYDGPIPVSIPEAEAMVRSITG from the coding sequence ATGATAAGGATCAGGGGACTCTCCTTCAAATATAAAGGAGGCAGGGAAGAGGCACTGAAAGAGATAGACCTCACTGTCAAGAGGGGGGACTTCCTAGGGATCATCGGGAGCAGCGGCGCCGGAAAGACGACGCTGCTCCATGCGGTCAACGGTATAGTTCCCCACAACTTCCGTGGAGAGTTCTACGGTTCTGTCGAGGTGGACGGCTCAGACACCATAGAGAACAGGCCTGAGGCCCTGGCCCGGAAGGTGGGGAGCGTACGCCAGGATTTTGAAAGCCAGATGGTCTCTTCCGTGGTGGAGGACGAGATGCTGTTCGGTCTTGAAAATTTCTCTGTTCCGCGTGATGAGATCGAAAAGAGGGTCACTGATGCCCTGGACAAGACGGGCATCAGAAACCTCAGGGAGAGAAACATAGCGACCTTGAGCGGAGGGCAGAAGCAGAAAGTAGCGATAGCGGCGATCATTGCCCTTATGCCCGAAATACTTATCCTGGACGAACCGACCGGTGAGCTGGATCCGAGGAGCAGCCGTCAGATATTCCTTCTCCTTAAGGAGCTAAATGAAAAACACGGTATCACCGTCGTGGTAGTCGAGCAGAAAATAATGCTGCTGTGCGAATTTGCAGGCAGTCTTGCAGTGATGGACAGGGGAAGGATCATTCTGGAAGGACCGGTGGCAGAGGTCCTGACAAACAGCAGGGAGATGGAGAGGGCCGGAGTCAACTGCCCCAGGGTAGTGACGCTGGCCGACAGGCTGAGGGAGGAAAGGCTGTACGACGGGCCGATCCCCGTCAGTATCCCTGAGGCAGAAGCTATGGTGAGGAGCATAACGGGATGA
- a CDS encoding energy-coupling factor ABC transporter ATP-binding protein, whose translation MILFDNVSYSAGGMRIINGVSFEIKRGDFTALIGANGAGKSTLARLCIGLLKPVSGTVRAGGFDTASVRTSRIAKFAGFLFQDPDRQICKNSVRDEIRFSLECVMEDRDEIEMRCERAISEFSLDGEREPFSMSRGERQRLVLASILAAEPELLILDEPTTGLDYRECMHIMDCISEINRKGATVLMISHDMEIVQDFAKDVMVLNDGVLLAHGSTKEIIRERELLARASLLPPQITDLALVLGEGYESAVTVEDMVSAVREKSGNPR comes from the coding sequence ATGATACTTTTTGATAACGTTTCGTACTCCGCAGGCGGCATGCGGATAATCAACGGCGTATCTTTTGAGATAAAGAGGGGAGATTTTACGGCCCTGATCGGAGCCAACGGCGCCGGAAAGTCGACCCTGGCAAGGCTGTGCATCGGTCTTCTGAAGCCAGTCTCCGGCACAGTGCGGGCAGGCGGCTTTGATACAGCTTCGGTCAGGACGAGCCGTATAGCAAAATTTGCAGGATTCCTCTTCCAGGATCCGGACAGGCAGATATGCAAAAACAGTGTGCGTGATGAGATAAGGTTCAGCCTGGAGTGCGTTATGGAAGACAGAGATGAGATCGAGATGAGATGTGAGAGGGCTATAAGTGAATTTTCCCTTGACGGTGAGAGAGAGCCCTTCAGCATGAGCAGAGGGGAGCGGCAAAGGCTTGTCCTGGCCTCCATTCTGGCTGCGGAACCGGAACTGCTTATCCTTGACGAACCCACCACGGGCCTCGACTACAGGGAGTGCATGCATATAATGGACTGCATAAGCGAGATCAACAGAAAGGGAGCGACCGTGCTGATGATATCCCACGATATGGAGATAGTTCAGGATTTTGCAAAAGATGTAATGGTGCTGAACGACGGTGTGCTGCTGGCACACGGCAGTACGAAGGAGATCATAAGGGAGAGGGAACTCCTTGCACGGGCCTCACTCCTTCCTCCTCAGATAACCGACCTTGCCCTCGTTCTTGGTGAGGGATATGAGAGCGCGGTCACAGTCGAGGATATGGTATCGGCTGTCAGGGAAAAGAGCGGGAATCCAAGGTAA
- a CDS encoding energy-coupling factor transporter transmembrane protein EcfT has protein sequence MGGFLDYSPGDSFLHRLNPLAKLFLSLMLCVSCFVTDSLYFCLFIILLDLAMAASAGISGRALAMLKALMKLSALLFLIQVFFIREGNIILSLPLNIRVTDKGVLFSLMMVLRLIGATMPLALMLSITKMNDLSNVLVGTLGIPYKYAFSLTTAIRFIPVFTAAMSGIMEAQTARGVSFDTRNIFKKIRLIFPLCVPLLVTSVRKIEGAAISAELRGFNLRTRKSGYKNYPISVADIGIFLFSVTVAALGAFIPF, from the coding sequence ATGGGCGGCTTTCTCGACTACTCACCGGGAGATTCCTTCCTTCACAGGCTCAATCCGCTTGCCAAGCTTTTTTTATCACTGATGCTCTGTGTCTCATGCTTCGTGACGGACAGTCTTTATTTTTGCCTCTTCATCATCCTTCTTGACCTGGCAATGGCGGCTTCGGCCGGAATATCAGGCAGAGCTCTCGCTATGCTGAAAGCCCTGATGAAGCTGAGTGCACTCCTCTTCCTTATCCAGGTATTTTTTATAAGAGAGGGAAACATCATCCTTTCACTCCCTCTGAATATCCGGGTCACTGACAAGGGAGTCCTTTTTTCGCTGATGATGGTGCTCAGGCTGATCGGAGCTACTATGCCCCTTGCCCTGATGCTATCCATTACTAAGATGAACGATCTGTCAAACGTTCTTGTCGGGACGTTAGGAATACCCTACAAGTATGCCTTCTCGCTGACTACCGCGATAAGGTTCATTCCCGTATTCACTGCCGCAATGTCAGGGATAATGGAAGCTCAGACAGCTCGGGGAGTATCTTTCGATACAAGAAACATATTCAAAAAGATAAGGCTGATCTTCCCGCTTTGCGTGCCACTGCTCGTGACATCGGTGAGGAAGATCGAGGGCGCGGCAATATCGGCCGAACTTCGCGGCTTCAACCTCCGAACGAGGAAGAGCGGATACAAAAACTATCCGATCAGTGTGGCTGACATTGGAATTTTCCTGTTCTCCGTCACTGTTGCGGCCCTTGGCGCCTTCATTCCTTTTTAA
- a CDS encoding DEAD/DEAH box helicase — protein sequence MRFFFSGKRDGVEGFLRWLRRQDGDIRSAHTIKPREPSYGGFGDLDPEIVEILNKRGIKKLWSHQSSAFRLASSGRDIVVVTPTASGKTFCYDIPVVDSILKDHSGRALYLFPTKALAQDQLTELRELCSGLTVDIKSFTYDGDTPPSKRKEIKNYANIVITNPDMLNTAILPHHQSWAEFFRELNFIVVDELHTYRGVLGSHLANLFVRLLRICRHYGSDPVFICCSATIANPAEHAALLTGRAAVLIDQNGAPSAQKELIIYDPGITDKRREIRRSSLYESGRLAYRAISCGISSILFTRSRINAELLVESLKRQLYADGKNPDSVRGYRSGYLPAERRETERDLRNGKLKAVVSTNALELGIDIGSLDLVLIHGFPGSIASVWQQIGRAGRRNSVSAAVIIPSALPADRFLAERPEWLLGASPERARIDPTNPYIRLEHIKCSIYELPFREDEAFGGENISAILEFLFRNGAIDAYEDHGCRIYSWNSDLYPASSFSIRSASGEKYDIIETDPPHRPRMIGTVDRHSAASMIFPGAVYFHNGTSYSVEKVDHGDMKCFVRRSCTNTYTEAKLFVRTVIAEQTESSGLFAWGDTRVTVLSGIYKIIDIGTRKVMGHGKAEFPDESMETTSLWIKMPAEAISRPGLQTAMEGVANLLKNLAPLFLMCDSSDIYVNTSVSELSLGEPAIFLSDAFPGGVGLAEGAYGSVRLILRACRDRLDSCRCREGCPSCIGHGTNGVRAKDMAKELLDDLLEY from the coding sequence ATGCGATTTTTTTTCAGCGGAAAAAGAGACGGTGTCGAAGGTTTTTTAAGATGGCTCAGAAGACAGGATGGTGACATCAGGTCAGCCCACACCATAAAACCCAGGGAGCCGAGTTATGGCGGATTCGGAGATCTGGATCCCGAGATCGTGGAGATACTGAACAAAAGAGGCATAAAAAAACTGTGGTCGCATCAGAGCAGCGCATTCAGACTGGCATCCTCGGGGAGGGACATCGTTGTGGTCACCCCCACGGCATCAGGAAAGACCTTCTGCTATGACATCCCGGTAGTTGACTCCATCCTTAAAGACCACTCAGGAAGGGCGCTCTATCTTTTCCCGACAAAGGCCCTCGCCCAAGACCAGCTTACCGAACTCAGAGAACTGTGCAGCGGACTGACTGTCGATATAAAGTCCTTCACCTATGACGGAGACACTCCCCCTTCCAAGAGAAAAGAAATAAAAAATTATGCGAACATAGTAATAACAAACCCAGATATGCTCAATACGGCAATATTGCCGCACCATCAGTCCTGGGCCGAATTTTTCAGGGAACTTAACTTCATAGTTGTCGACGAACTTCACACATACAGAGGCGTGCTTGGTTCCCATCTTGCAAACCTCTTCGTCCGGCTGCTCCGTATTTGCCGCCATTATGGGTCAGACCCTGTCTTCATATGCTGTTCCGCAACGATAGCCAATCCGGCAGAACATGCCGCGCTGCTTACTGGAAGGGCCGCCGTGCTTATTGACCAAAACGGTGCGCCCTCTGCTCAAAAGGAACTGATCATATACGACCCTGGGATTACCGACAAAAGACGGGAGATAAGAAGATCTTCGCTCTATGAGTCAGGAAGGCTGGCCTACAGGGCTATATCGTGCGGGATCAGTTCAATACTGTTCACCAGGTCCAGGATAAATGCGGAACTTCTGGTAGAAAGCCTGAAAAGGCAGCTGTATGCAGACGGCAAAAATCCCGATTCAGTAAGAGGATACAGATCAGGGTACCTTCCTGCTGAAAGAAGAGAGACGGAAAGGGATCTCCGGAACGGAAAACTCAAAGCCGTGGTAAGCACTAACGCGCTGGAACTGGGCATAGACATAGGCTCCCTCGACCTTGTCCTTATACACGGATTTCCGGGGAGCATAGCCTCCGTCTGGCAGCAGATAGGCAGGGCAGGAAGACGGAACAGCGTCTCAGCTGCAGTCATAATCCCGTCAGCCCTTCCCGCAGACCGGTTTCTCGCAGAGAGGCCGGAATGGCTCCTCGGAGCATCCCCCGAGAGGGCGAGGATAGACCCGACAAATCCGTATATCAGGCTTGAACATATCAAATGTTCAATATACGAACTGCCTTTCAGGGAGGATGAGGCCTTCGGAGGAGAAAACATCTCAGCCATCCTGGAATTCCTGTTCAGGAACGGGGCAATAGACGCATACGAAGACCATGGATGCAGGATCTACTCATGGAATTCAGACCTGTACCCTGCCTCATCCTTTTCAATAAGGAGCGCCTCTGGAGAAAAATATGACATCATCGAGACAGATCCTCCGCACAGACCGCGGATGATCGGGACGGTGGACAGGCACTCGGCAGCGTCAATGATCTTTCCGGGAGCCGTATATTTTCACAACGGAACGAGTTATTCTGTTGAAAAGGTCGACCACGGCGATATGAAATGTTTCGTCAGAAGATCATGCACGAACACATATACGGAGGCGAAACTCTTCGTAAGAACCGTTATAGCCGAACAGACCGAATCATCCGGCCTGTTTGCCTGGGGTGATACCAGGGTAACGGTCCTGTCAGGCATCTACAAAATCATTGACATCGGGACCCGAAAAGTCATGGGACACGGAAAGGCAGAGTTCCCCGATGAAAGCATGGAGACCACTTCGCTTTGGATAAAAATGCCCGCTGAGGCTATATCAAGGCCCGGCCTTCAGACTGCGATGGAAGGTGTGGCAAACCTCCTAAAAAACCTGGCTCCCCTTTTCCTGATGTGCGACAGCAGCGACATTTATGTAAACACCTCCGTCAGCGAACTCAGCCTCGGAGAGCCCGCCATATTTCTCTCGGATGCGTTTCCCGGAGGTGTAGGGCTTGCGGAAGGAGCCTACGGCTCCGTCAGACTGATCCTAAGGGCCTGCAGAGACCGACTCGACTCATGCAGGTGCAGGGAGGGGTGTCCCTCCTGTATCGGGCACGGCACGAATGGCGTGAGGGCAAAGGATATGGCAAAAGAACTGCTTGATGATCTTCTTGAATATTAA
- a CDS encoding sulfite exporter TauE/SafE family protein, translating to MVLSDIYQLTLAMLTGLAAGFLNVTAGGGSLLTLPILNFIGLDLGVANATNRVSILVQNLSAMRHYHSKGEIDFRDALSYVIPAAAGAAAGTLTAVYMPSKTFRIIAALSIFSMGYLLAAKPKMWDEPKGEPLSMPMRSAALFAVGIYGGFLQAGVGFLLIWAISGGCRKNLKEANILKIVVVAFYTMASLALFASFGMVDWKTAFTLAIGSAAGGNVGARFNLSADMRYTRWILTSAVLVSSVKMLLDAFR from the coding sequence ATGGTTCTGAGTGATATTTATCAGCTGACACTTGCAATGCTTACAGGCCTGGCAGCCGGCTTTCTGAACGTCACGGCCGGCGGCGGCAGCCTCCTTACCCTTCCGATCTTAAACTTCATTGGACTTGATCTAGGTGTGGCAAACGCCACCAACAGGGTCTCGATACTGGTCCAGAACCTGTCCGCGATGAGGCATTACCATTCAAAGGGGGAGATAGACTTCAGGGATGCCCTCTCCTATGTCATCCCTGCAGCAGCAGGGGCAGCAGCGGGGACCCTGACGGCAGTATACATGCCCTCAAAGACATTCCGGATAATTGCTGCACTTTCGATCTTTTCTATGGGATACCTACTCGCCGCTAAGCCAAAGATGTGGGATGAGCCGAAGGGCGAACCGCTATCAATGCCGATGAGGAGTGCGGCCCTCTTCGCCGTAGGTATCTACGGGGGGTTCCTACAGGCCGGAGTAGGCTTTCTCCTCATCTGGGCCATTTCGGGAGGCTGCAGGAAAAACCTTAAAGAGGCAAACATACTTAAGATAGTGGTCGTAGCTTTTTACACCATGGCTAGCCTGGCACTTTTTGCATCATTCGGGATGGTCGACTGGAAAACAGCTTTCACGCTTGCCATCGGATCTGCGGCCGGAGGCAATGTTGGGGCGAGGTTCAACCTGAGCGCTGACATGCGTTATACGAGATGGATACTGACGTCAGCTGTCTTGGTCAGTTCGGTCAAAATGCTCCTGGACGCATTCCGTTAA
- a CDS encoding MBL fold metallo-hydrolase, with protein sequence MLKLKVLVDNNTLIDRYFTAEPGLSFWIESDGKKILFDAGYSDVLINNARIMGTDLNGMDIAVLSHGHNDHTWGLNHLVQHFDRTMKTGRPRLIAHPGAFERKRCGSLEIGMTLREDVLSEYFNITKCSAPVRITERLLWLGEIPAKDGTRRTIGKTLIDGEWVPDACSDDSALVYEAEAGIVIITGCSHSGICNVIDYAVKLTGATRILDVIGGFHLQNADEEIMKRTVKGLTKAAPETIRPCHCTDLKAKMKLGASLKVEEVGAGLELDYE encoded by the coding sequence ATGCTGAAGTTGAAGGTACTGGTAGACAATAATACACTCATTGACAGATATTTTACAGCCGAACCGGGTCTCAGTTTCTGGATAGAGTCCGATGGAAAGAAGATACTGTTCGATGCGGGCTATTCTGACGTCTTGATCAATAATGCCCGTATAATGGGTACAGACCTGAACGGGATGGATATTGCGGTACTCTCGCACGGGCATAACGACCACACATGGGGACTCAACCACCTGGTACAGCACTTTGACAGAACAATGAAGACGGGCAGACCGAGGCTTATCGCCCATCCGGGAGCTTTTGAAAGAAAGCGCTGCGGCAGCCTGGAGATCGGGATGACATTAAGAGAAGACGTACTCAGTGAGTATTTCAACATTACAAAATGCTCAGCTCCGGTCAGGATAACGGAAAGGCTGCTCTGGCTCGGGGAGATACCGGCAAAGGACGGCACCAGGAGAACAATAGGCAAAACGCTGATAGACGGCGAATGGGTCCCGGATGCATGTTCTGACGACTCAGCGCTGGTATACGAAGCTGAAGCGGGAATTGTCATAATAACGGGGTGCTCACACTCCGGTATCTGTAATGTGATCGACTATGCCGTAAAGCTGACCGGAGCGACGAGGATCCTGGACGTCATAGGAGGGTTCCACCTGCAGAACGCAGACGAAGAGATAATGAAAAGGACGGTAAAGGGACTCACAAAGGCAGCACCGGAGACGATCCGCCCTTGCCATTGCACCGACCTGAAGGCTAAAATGAAGCTCGGTGCATCGCTTAAGGTCGAAGAAGTCGGCGCAGGCCTTGAACTTGACTACGAATGA
- a CDS encoding metal-dependent transcriptional regulator — protein sequence MQESGENYLETILILRERNGTVRSIDIANELGYAKPSVSRAVKLLVKRGLIVMEHSGELVLTEKGLVMANAIYERHKIISKFFVDMLGVEKKTADTDACRIEHVISEATFEKIKEYISKGA from the coding sequence ATGCAGGAATCAGGCGAAAACTATCTTGAGACTATACTGATCCTAAGGGAGAGGAACGGTACAGTCCGTTCCATAGATATTGCGAATGAACTCGGGTATGCCAAGCCGAGCGTCAGCAGGGCGGTCAAACTCCTTGTAAAAAGGGGCCTGATAGTGATGGAACACAGCGGGGAACTTGTTCTGACCGAAAAGGGCCTTGTGATGGCAAATGCGATCTATGAGAGACACAAGATAATCTCGAAATTTTTCGTGGACATGCTCGGAGTCGAGAAGAAGACAGCTGACACGGACGCCTGCCGGATAGAGCATGTCATAAGCGAAGCCACTTTTGAAAAAATTAAGGAATATATCAGCAAGGGAGCTTAG
- a CDS encoding biotin transporter BioY, with the protein MTSLPFEDIISSMKTRRIIYISIFAILTAIGARIAIPLPLVPFTLQTMFCMLAGLLLGPKYGAASQGLYMLMGLVGIPVFTGGGGLSSIFMPSFGYVVGFVACAWVTGTLTQRMSADGRAPSAKEYAAAALAGVAAVYIFGLVHLYLIVNFWMPGNGMPLMKVLSVGFFSTIGGDIIKAFISSVIVLRIRKTTVFSGI; encoded by the coding sequence TTGACAAGTCTCCCGTTTGAAGATATCATCTCCTCCATGAAAACACGCCGGATAATATACATCTCAATATTTGCCATACTCACTGCAATAGGAGCCAGGATCGCAATTCCACTTCCCCTTGTGCCCTTTACGCTGCAAACGATGTTCTGCATGCTCGCCGGACTGCTTCTGGGGCCCAAGTACGGGGCTGCCTCACAGGGGCTGTATATGCTGATGGGGCTTGTGGGGATACCTGTCTTCACAGGAGGAGGGGGACTTTCGTCCATCTTTATGCCCTCTTTTGGATATGTTGTGGGGTTCGTTGCATGCGCATGGGTGACCGGAACACTAACGCAGAGAATGTCTGCAGACGGACGCGCGCCGTCGGCAAAGGAATACGCAGCAGCAGCTCTTGCAGGTGTAGCTGCTGTATATATTTTCGGTCTTGTTCACCTTTATTTGATAGTGAATTTTTGGATGCCGGGAAATGGCATGCCTCTCATGAAGGTCCTCTCCGTCGGTTTTTTCAGCACGATCGGAGGGGATATTATCAAGGCCTTCATATCTTCTGTAATTGTTCTCAGGATCAGGAAGACCACAGTATTTTCTGGTATCTGA
- a CDS encoding DUF554 domain-containing protein — protein MKGIPLFGSIANALFIICGALIGLAVRKKLPPKILELPVQGMAIFVVSLGFSMSIGTKQPLIVIASIAAGSVLGELLDLEGKLERGCAALECRFGESAKGFSSGFIAASLIYCTGSMAVLGSFEEGLGGYPSLLLAKGLIDGLTSIALAASLGFGVIFASVPVFLYQGAMTLAAVWIQPFMSEAAVLEMSATGGLMLVGIGINLLGFMRIRVMNMLPGLVIAVLLLQFFS, from the coding sequence ATGAAAGGTATCCCTCTTTTTGGGAGCATAGCAAACGCATTATTTATTATATGCGGAGCCCTCATCGGCCTTGCCGTAAGGAAAAAGCTTCCCCCCAAAATACTTGAATTGCCCGTACAGGGAATGGCGATATTTGTCGTATCGCTGGGATTTTCCATGTCGATCGGCACAAAACAGCCCCTTATAGTTATCGCAAGCATTGCGGCGGGATCTGTTCTGGGAGAACTTCTTGACCTTGAAGGAAAGCTGGAAAGAGGCTGTGCTGCTTTGGAATGCAGGTTCGGTGAGAGCGCAAAGGGCTTTTCTTCAGGTTTCATCGCGGCAAGCCTTATCTACTGCACCGGATCCATGGCAGTCCTGGGTTCCTTTGAAGAGGGACTTGGAGGGTATCCCTCTCTGCTGCTGGCAAAGGGCCTCATCGACGGACTGACATCGATAGCGCTGGCCGCTTCCCTTGGGTTCGGAGTCATATTTGCATCTGTTCCGGTGTTTCTCTACCAGGGAGCCATGACCCTCGCGGCAGTCTGGATACAGCCCTTCATGTCCGAAGCTGCGGTCCTGGAAATGAGCGCCACAGGAGGCCTGATGCTCGTAGGGATCGGGATCAATCTTCTGGGATTCATGAGGATCCGTGTAATGAACATGCTTCCCGGCCTTGTCATAGCTGTCCTTCTTTTACAATTTTTCAGCTGA
- a CDS encoding O-acetylhomoserine aminocarboxypropyltransferase/cysteine synthase translates to MSEKKKNFGMMTKALHSGWKCDPATGASGLPIYMTSAYQFRDTDHAARLFSLAEEGHIYSRLSNPTVSAFEEGLNSLEGGSGCVALSSGQSAFTHLIAALCSKGDNVVVSRKIYGGTLTLLQNVFSRFGIETILVDSDHPCQVEQAINDGTRGIITETIGNPMMNVAPLEALARIAKRQGVPLIIDNTFASPVLCRPIEWGANAVIHSTTKYISGNGNVIGGAIIDGGNFDWSAYPDKFPGITKPDPAYHDIVFADKFGPSALYAKLHMALIRDLGGCQSAFDAYLLHLSLGTLPLRMERHSNNAVEVAEYLEKHPSVEWVRYPGLASHPQNDMAKVYLKNGCGGMMAFSIRGGVRAGKRFIESLDLIGHMANLGDSRTIVIHPASTTHSQLTPEQRAAAGIGEGLIRLSVGLEDFKDIREDLASALSAASAQNG, encoded by the coding sequence ATGTCGGAAAAAAAGAAAAACTTCGGAATGATGACCAAAGCACTGCACAGCGGATGGAAGTGTGACCCCGCCACAGGAGCGTCGGGACTCCCGATCTACATGACCTCTGCGTATCAGTTCAGGGATACGGACCACGCCGCGAGACTCTTCAGCCTGGCTGAAGAAGGGCATATCTACTCCAGGCTTTCCAACCCTACTGTATCCGCTTTTGAAGAGGGACTCAACTCGCTTGAGGGAGGGAGCGGATGCGTAGCGCTATCGTCGGGGCAGTCAGCCTTTACTCATCTCATAGCCGCCCTCTGTTCCAAAGGAGACAACGTGGTCGTTTCAAGAAAGATATACGGGGGCACTCTTACCCTTTTGCAGAACGTCTTCTCGAGGTTCGGCATCGAAACCATACTCGTTGACAGCGACCATCCCTGCCAGGTGGAACAGGCGATAAACGACGGAACAAGAGGGATAATAACAGAGACCATAGGCAATCCGATGATGAACGTGGCACCTTTGGAAGCACTTGCCAGGATAGCTAAAAGGCAGGGAGTCCCGCTGATAATCGACAACACATTTGCCTCACCCGTCCTCTGCAGGCCGATAGAGTGGGGTGCAAATGCTGTTATACACTCGACAACAAAATATATTTCCGGCAACGGCAACGTTATTGGAGGGGCGATAATAGACGGAGGCAATTTCGACTGGTCGGCATACCCAGACAAATTTCCAGGGATAACAAAGCCTGATCCTGCCTACCATGATATAGTATTCGCCGATAAGTTCGGACCCTCTGCCCTTTATGCGAAGCTGCACATGGCGCTGATCCGCGACCTTGGAGGGTGTCAGTCGGCCTTTGACGCATACCTTCTCCATCTTTCGCTGGGCACTCTGCCGCTCAGGATGGAGAGGCACAGCAATAATGCTGTGGAAGTCGCTGAGTACCTGGAAAAACACCCCTCGGTCGAATGGGTAAGATATCCCGGTCTCGCAAGCCACCCTCAGAATGATATGGCAAAGGTATACCTGAAGAATGGCTGCGGCGGCATGATGGCCTTCTCGATCAGGGGAGGAGTCCGGGCAGGAAAGAGGTTTATTGAGAGCCTTGACCTGATAGGGCATATGGCCAATCTCGGGGACTCCAGGACTATCGTCATCCATCCTGCCAGTACTACCCACAGCCAGCTTACACCTGAACAGAGGGCGGCTGCGGGGATAGGCGAGGGCCTTATAAGACTGAGCGTGGGCCTTGAGGATTTCAAGGACATCAGGGAAGACCTGGCATCGGCACTCTCTGCTGCATCGGCGCAGAATGGGTGA
- a CDS encoding pyrimidine/purine nucleoside phosphorylase: MIEKLENVTAIAKANVYFDGKVVSHTIYTAEGDRKTLGLFLPGDYEFGTGDAEIMEIIDGVCQVRLPGTTEYMEIKAGETFNLPGNSKFGFRCYVPVQYVCSYIPLS; encoded by the coding sequence ATGATAGAAAAGCTCGAAAATGTTACAGCAATTGCCAAGGCGAACGTATACTTTGACGGTAAGGTAGTAAGCCACACCATCTACACTGCAGAGGGCGACCGCAAGACACTCGGACTTTTCCTCCCCGGCGATTACGAATTCGGAACAGGCGACGCGGAGATCATGGAGATCATCGACGGTGTTTGTCAGGTACGCCTTCCCGGAACAACAGAATATATGGAGATCAAGGCAGGCGAGACTTTCAACCTGCCAGGCAACAGCAAGTTCGGGTTCCGCTGCTACGTACCTGTCCAGTACGTGTGTTCCTACATACCACTCAGCTGA